From a region of the Pleuronectes platessa chromosome 22, fPlePla1.1, whole genome shotgun sequence genome:
- the LOC128429222 gene encoding myelin regulatory factor-like protein gives MEPSAGRLPLQVLGENEALQQFFSDQDVSGVLDSSVAVDTSILEQYLGNDLDPSNFMLPESPPDSSSEACSPAQMPDFHPEAPHWSNQHSTQQVFHPSSQSAASSSCCFKDRGPAPGHHDLLTYNQLHSFGLTNTYIRSGPPPVPPAPPAHLHQLSHHSPEHIRYLSPESCPQVYTPPTPPSPSLPSSHCYAAPHTGPGGVPHPTTPASTCGSGSAPKLHAHSPESKKRRRSECEETSSGIEPSSSDADGSCGASAGNGTGGFGFNLGLLTWEQYRPAQWSTLYSRGYQTLSPPAFHVDADKGFNYSAADEAFICQKKNHFQVTVHIGVAAEPQYVRTPNETREVDHFLIRLFGVKLESPSHQVTIEQSQPDRSKKPFHPVRVKLPDGEVTKVTLGRLHFAETTSNNMRKKGKPNPDQRFFQMVVGLFAAVGDDSFLLTALVSERIIVRASNPGQFEMDGDALWQRGGAVQDAVVCQGRVGINTDSPDEALVVCGNAKVMGTIMQPSDSRVKLNIQEVDSEQQLKRITQMRIVEFDYKPEFASTMGMDHTHQTGIIAQEVKQLLPAAVKEVGDVTCTDGEMIHNFLMVDKEQIFMENVGAVQQLSKLTDNLEVRINDLEVWNRRLAKLKSLTGSLRSTGKLSSVSSTSGADPCKSVKVETERRGQKVVRCLQHRVVQASVVSLIATLAVCIISFTTLYVLSMKEKDFDAFPGNSSGSPALQTTAWSSTVPPSGPPGHWPPDVDFCDLLYCDEVYCCPSPPEGSTEFNTTESGGAENTDVTRKRYQELEGVRDWRNTTIHSFLIKENQQLIDSKYCFRDDCGPGRFIYRVPISPFVPVNMRVTLIMNSTELLVVYLCSFDESAACSALQDKNTITGSRYPSNSQGEHEWPLHVARLYHSSYHFRSTVAGQADCSTDHHFAGALFTDYVFHFFRHCTTHIERQIPHNVTL, from the exons ATGGAGCCCAGTGCTGGTCGGTTGCCCCTGCAGGTGCTGGGGGAGAACGAGGCGCTGCAGCAGTTCTTCAGTG atcaggATGTGAGTGGTGTGTTGGACAGCTCTGTGGCTGTGGACACCAGCATCCTGGAGCAGTACCTCGGAAACGACTTGGATCCCAGCAACTT catgctccCTGAGTCTCCTCCTGACTCCAGCTCCGAGGCCTGTTCACCTGCTCAGATGCCAG ACTTCCATCCCGAGGCGCCCCATTGGTCGAACCAGCACTCGACCCAGCAGGTGTTTCATCCCAGCAGCCAATCCGCTGCGTCTTCGTCCTGCTGCTTTAAGGACCGTGGCCCCGCCCCCGGGCATCATGACCTGCTGACCTACAATCAGCTTCACAGTTTCGGCCTCACTAACACTTACATCAGGTCTGGGCCTCCGCccgtcccccccgccccccctgctCACCTGCACCAGCTCAGCCACCACTCACCTGAACACATACGCTACCTGAGTCCAGAGAGCTGCCCACAGGtgtacaccccccccacacctccttctccctccctcccgtccTCCCACTGCTATGCTGCACCTCACACCGGCCCGGGTGGGGTCCCACATCCAACCACACCTGCTTCCACCTGTGGGTCAGGCTCCGCCCCCAAGCTGCACGCCCA CTCCCCCGAGagtaaaaagaggaggagatctGAGTGTGAGGAGACGTCGTCGGGAATCGAACCTTCCAGCAGTGATGCTGACGGCTCTTGTGGTGCCAGTGCAGGAAATGGCACCGGTGGATTTGGATTTAATCTGGGCCTCCTCACCTGGGAGCAGTACAGACCGGCACAGTGGAGCACCTTGTACAGCAGAGGCTACCAGACACT GTCTCCTCCCGCCTTCCACGTAGACGCAGATAAAGGCTTCAACTACTCTGCAGCTGACGAGGCCTTCATCTGCCAGAAGAAGAACCACTTCCAGGTCACGGTCCACATCGGTGTGGCCGCGGAGCCACAGTACGTCAGAACCCCCAACGAGACCCGGGAGGTCGACCACTTCCTGATACGACTGTTCGGAGTCAAG CTGGAATCTCCGAGCCACCAGGTGACCATCGAGCAGTCGCAGCCCGATCGCAGCAAGAAGCCGTTCCACCCGGTCAG GGTGAAGCTTCCCGATGGAGAGGTCACGAAGGTCACGCTGGGCCGGCTGCACTTCGCCGAGACGACGTCGAACAACATGAGGAAGAAAGGGAAACCCAACCCGGACCAGAG GTTCTTCCAGATGGTGGTCGGCCTGTTCGCCGCCGTGGGCGATGACAGCTTCCTGCTGACGGCGCTGGTGTCCGAGAGGATCATCGTCAGG GCCTCGAACCCCGGGCAGTTCGAGATGGACGGGGACGCCCTGTGGCAGCGCGGGGGGGCGGTGCAGGACGCCGTGGTCTGTCAGGGTCGAGTCGGCATCAACACCGACTCCCCCGACGAGGCGCTGGTGGTCTGTGGGAACGCGAAGGTGATGGGAACCATCATGCAGCCGTCGGACTCACGCGTCAAACTCAACATCCAGGAG GTGGActcggagcagcagctgaagagaATCACTCAGATGAGAATCGTGGAGTTTGATTATAAACCAGAGTTTGCATCGACGATGGGGATGGACCACACCCACCAGACCG GTATAATAGCTCAGGAGGTGAAGCAGCTGCTGCCGGCAGCAGTGAAGGAGGTCGGAGACGTCACCTGCACCGATGGAGAGATGATTCACAACTTCCTGATGGTGGACAAG GAGCAGATCTTCATGGAGAACGTCGGGGCGGTGCAGCAGCTCTCGAAACTCACCGACAACCTGGAGGTCCGGATCAACGACCTGGAGGTCTGGAACCGGCGCCTGGCGAAGCTGAAGAGCCTGACGGGCAGCCTGCGCTCCACAGG GAAGCTCAGCAGCGTGTCGTCCACGTCGGGAGCCGACCCGTGTAAGAGCGTGAAGGTGGAGACGGAGCGCCGGGGTCAGAAGGTCGTCCGCTGCCTGCAGCACCGAGTGGTTCAGGCCAGCGTGGTCAGCCTCATCGCCACCCTGGCCGTCtg catcaTCTCCTTCACGACTCTGTACGTGCTGAGTATGAAGGAGAAGGACTTTGACGCGTTTCCTGGAAACAG taGCGGCAGCCCGGCTCTGCAGACGACAGCCTGGAGCAGCACAG TCCCGCCCAGCGGCCCCCCCGGCCACTGGCCCCCAGACGTGGACTTCTGTGACCTGTTGTACTGCGATGAGGTGTACTGCTGCCCCTCACCACCGGAGGGCAGCACTGAATTCAACACCACTGAATCAGGTGGAGCAGAAAATACAGATGTGACAA GAAAACGTTATCAGGAGCTGGAAGGAGTCAGAGACT GGAGAAACACCACCATCCACTCCTTCCTGATCAAAGAGAACCAGCAGCTGATCGACAGTAAATACTGTTTCAGAGACGACTGTGG TCCAGGCAGATTCATCTACAGAGTTCCCATCAGCCCCTTTGTCCCGGTCAACATGAGAgtgactctgatcatgaa ttccacagagctgctggtggTTTATCTGTGCTCGTTTGATGAGTCTGCCGCCTGTTCGGCTCTGCAGGATAAGAACACGATCACAGGAAGCAGATACCCGTCCAACTCTCAG ggagAACACGAGTGGCCTCTTCACGTGGCTCGACTCTACCACAGCTCGTATCACTTCCGCTCCACCGTCGCT GGTCAAGCCGACTGCAGTACCGACCATCACTTCGCGGGGGCGCTCTTCACTGACTACGTCTTCCACTTTTTCAGACACTGCACAACACACATTGAAAGACAGATTCCTCACAATGTCAcactttaa
- the cct2 gene encoding T-complex protein 1 subunit beta, producing MASLSMAPVNIFRHGADEEKAETARLSSFVGAISIGDLVKSTLGPKGMDKILMSGSKGSAVTVTNDGATILKAIGVDNPAAKVLVDMSKVQDDEVGDGTTSVTVLAAELLREAEILIAKKIHPQTIISGWRKATQVAREALRDAAVDHSNDPARFQEDLLNIARTTLSSKLLTHHKNHFSQLAVDAVMRLKGSGNLEAIHVIKKLGGSLTDSYLDEGFLLDKKIGVNQPKRMENVNILIANTGMDTDKIKVFGSRVRVDSIAKVADIELAEKEKMKEKVDRILKHGINCFINRQLIYNYPEQLFAQAGIMAIEHADFSGVERLALVTGGEITSTFDHPELVKLGHCKLIEEVMIGEDTLIHFSGVAMGEACTVVLRGATQQILDEAERSLHDALCVLAQTVKEPRTVYGGGCSEMLMAKVVSDLANRTPGKEAVAMESFAKALMMLPTIIADNAGYDSADLVAQLRAAHVENKNQFGLNMSEGIIGNMAELGITESFQVKRQVLLSASEAAEMILRVDNIIKAAPRKRVPDHHPC from the exons ATG gcgTCCTTATCAATGGCCCCGGTCAACATCTTCAGACATGGAGCTGATGAAGAGAAAGCTGAAACTGCACGACTG tCGTCTTTCGTCGGTGCCATTTCCATCGGCGACCTGGTGAAGAGCACTCTGGGTCCCAAGGGGATG GATAAGATCTTGATGAGTGGATCGAAAGGCTCCGCGGTGACGGTGACCAATGACGGAGCCACGATCCTGAAAGCCATCGGAGTCGACAACCCTGCAGCCAAAGTGCTGGTTG acaTGTCGAAGGTTCAGGACGATGAAGTCGGAGATGGAACCACGTCCGTCACCGTGCTGGCGGCCGAGCTGCTGAGG GAGGCGGAGATCCTGATCGCCAAGAAGATTCACCCCCAGACCATCATCTCTGGCTGGAGGAAGGCGACCCAGGTGGCCAGAGAGGCTCTGAGGGACGCCGCCGTGGACCACAG caACGACCCGGCTCGTTTCCAGGAGGATCTGCTGAACATCGCCCGCACCACTCTGTCCTCCAAACTGCTGACTCACCACAAGAACCACTTCTCCCAGCTCGCCGTCGACGCTGTCATGAGGCTGAAGGGCTCCGGGAACCTGGAGGCCATCCACGTCATCAAGAAGCTGGGAGGCAGCCTCACCGACTCGTACCTGGACGAAG GTTTCCTGTTGGACAAGAAGATCGGCGTGAACCAACCGAAGAGGATGGAGAACGTCAACATCCTGATCGCCAACACCGGCATGGACACCGACAAGATCAAG gtcTTTGGCTCCAGGGTTCGCGTGGACTCGATTGCGAAGGTTGCAGATATCGAACtggcagagaaggagaagatgaaggagaaggTCGACCGGATTCTGAAGCACGGAATCAACTGTTTCATCAACAG ACAGTTGATCTATAACTACCCAGAGCAGCTGTTCGCTCAGGCCGGCATCATGGCCATCGAGCACGCCGACTTCTCTGGTGTGGAGCGCCTGGCGCTGGTCACCG ggggggagATCACCTCCACCTTCGACCACCCTGAGCTGGTGAAGCTCGGCCACTGCAAGCTGATCGAGGAGGTGATGATCGGAGAGGACACACTCATCCACTTCTCTGGAGTCGCCATGG GTGAGGCGTGCACCGTGGTCCTGCGAGGAGCGACTCAGCAGATCCTGGACGAGGCGGAGCGCTCGCTGCACgacgctctgtgtgtgttggctcaGACCGTGAAGGAGCCGCGCACCGTCTACGGAGGAG GCTGCTCCGAGATGCTGATGGCCAAGGTGGTGTCTGACCTGGCCAACAGGACGCCAGGGAAGGAGGCGGTGGCCATGGAGTCGTTTGCCAAAGCTCTGATGATG CTGCCGACCATCATCGCTGACAACGCTGGCTACGACAGCGCCGACCTGGTGGCTCAACTGAGAGCTGCTCACGTGGAGAACAAGAACCAGTTCGGACTGA ACATGTCTGAAGGCATCATTGGCAACATGGCAGAGCTCGGCATCACTGAGTCGTTCCAGGTGAAGCGTCAAGTGTTGCTGAGCGCGTCCGAGGCCGCGGAGATGATCCTGAGAGTCGACAACATCATCAAAGCTGCTCCCAG gaAGAGAGTTCCCGACCATCACCCCTGctag
- the nots gene encoding nothepsin isoform X1, whose amino-acid sequence MSRLLLLVLLTWTWTGSAVVRIPLRRAPSLRSQLRADGLLEDFLRDHRPDTFSRRYAQCFPPGTPSLRLGRSSERIYNFMDAQYYADIRLGTPEQNFSVIFDTGSADLWVPSSYCVSQACVSHQRFRAFDSSSFHPDGRMFGIHYGSGHLLGVMARDTLKVGGMTILNQEFGESVYEPGATFVLAKFDGVLGMGYPALAEILGNPVFDNMLAQKTVDEPVFSFYLSRKSGGGSSEGELMLGGTDESMYIGPINWIPVTAKGYWQIKMDSVAVQGVSSFCPHGCQAIVDTGTSLIAGPSNDIFNLQQLIGATPTNIGEFLIDCARLSNLPHVTFVLGGREYTLTAEQYVRKEMLGDREMCFSGFQSVDILSPQGPLWILGDVFLTEFYSVFDRGQDRVGFATAKHPSK is encoded by the exons ATGtcgaggctgctgctgctggttctgctgACTTGGACATGGACGGGCTCAGCTGTGGTCAG GATCCCTCTGAGGCGGGCGCCCTCCCTCCGCTCCCAGCTGCGGGCGGACGGCCTGCTGGAGGACTTCCTCCGGGACCACCGGCCGGACACGTTCAGCCGCCGCTACGCTCAGTGCTTCCCCCCCGGCACGCCCTCGCTGCGCCTGGGCCGCTCCAGTGAGAGGATCTACAACTTCATGGAC gctCAGTACTACGCTGACATCAGGCTCGGGACGCCGGAGCAGAACTTCTCTGTGATCTTTGACACCGGCTCAGCGGATCTCTGGGTCCCATCGTCCTACTGTGTCAGCCAAGCCTGTG tgtcACACCAACGTTTCAGGGCTTTTGACTCGTCATCATTTCATCCCGACGGTCGGATGTTCGGGATTCACTACGGATCGGGACACCTGCTGGGCGTCATGGCCAGAGACACACTGAAG GTCGGTGGTATGACCATCCTGAACCAGGAGTTTGGGGAGTCGGTCTACGAGCCTGGGGCCACATTCGTCTTAGCCAAGTTTGATGGCGTCCTGGGGATGGGCTATCCGGCCCTGGCAGAGATCCTAGGAAACCCTGTTTTCGACAACATGTTGGCGCAGAAGACGGTGGATGAACCAGTCTTCAGTTTCTACCTCAGCAG AAAATCCGGTGGCGGCAGCTCCGAAGGTGAACTGATGCTCGGTGGCACCGATGAGTCGATGTACATTGGACCCATTAACTGGATTCCTGTGACGGCTAAGGGATACTGGCAGATTAAAATGGACAG tgtggcgGTGCAGGGTGTGAGTTCCTTTTGTCCTCACGGTTGTCAAGCGATTGTCGACACAGGAACTTCCCTGATTGCCGGACCGAGCAACGACATCTTCAACCTCCAGCAGCTGATCGGAGCCACGCCCACAAACATCGGAGAG tttctGATCGACTGCGCCAGGTTGTCCAATTTGCCTCATGTGACGTTCGTGCTGGGGGGGAGGGAGTACACACTGACTGCTGAACAGTACGTCAGGAAG GAGATGCTGGGTGACAGGGAGATGTGTTTCAGTGGATTCCAGAGCGTGGACATTCTTTCCCCTCAGGGCCCCCTGTGGATTCTGGGAGATGTATTTCTGACCGAGTTCTACAGCGTCTTCGACCGAGGACAGGACCGGGTCGGCTTTGCAACCGCTAAGCACCCGAGCAAATAG
- the nots gene encoding nothepsin isoform X2 encodes MDGLSCGQAQYYADIRLGTPEQNFSVIFDTGSADLWVPSSYCVSQACVSHQRFRAFDSSSFHPDGRMFGIHYGSGHLLGVMARDTLKVGGMTILNQEFGESVYEPGATFVLAKFDGVLGMGYPALAEILGNPVFDNMLAQKTVDEPVFSFYLSRKSGGGSSEGELMLGGTDESMYIGPINWIPVTAKGYWQIKMDSVAVQGVSSFCPHGCQAIVDTGTSLIAGPSNDIFNLQQLIGATPTNIGEFLIDCARLSNLPHVTFVLGGREYTLTAEQYVRKEMLGDREMCFSGFQSVDILSPQGPLWILGDVFLTEFYSVFDRGQDRVGFATAKHPSK; translated from the exons ATGGACGGGCTCAGCTGTGGTCAG gctCAGTACTACGCTGACATCAGGCTCGGGACGCCGGAGCAGAACTTCTCTGTGATCTTTGACACCGGCTCAGCGGATCTCTGGGTCCCATCGTCCTACTGTGTCAGCCAAGCCTGTG tgtcACACCAACGTTTCAGGGCTTTTGACTCGTCATCATTTCATCCCGACGGTCGGATGTTCGGGATTCACTACGGATCGGGACACCTGCTGGGCGTCATGGCCAGAGACACACTGAAG GTCGGTGGTATGACCATCCTGAACCAGGAGTTTGGGGAGTCGGTCTACGAGCCTGGGGCCACATTCGTCTTAGCCAAGTTTGATGGCGTCCTGGGGATGGGCTATCCGGCCCTGGCAGAGATCCTAGGAAACCCTGTTTTCGACAACATGTTGGCGCAGAAGACGGTGGATGAACCAGTCTTCAGTTTCTACCTCAGCAG AAAATCCGGTGGCGGCAGCTCCGAAGGTGAACTGATGCTCGGTGGCACCGATGAGTCGATGTACATTGGACCCATTAACTGGATTCCTGTGACGGCTAAGGGATACTGGCAGATTAAAATGGACAG tgtggcgGTGCAGGGTGTGAGTTCCTTTTGTCCTCACGGTTGTCAAGCGATTGTCGACACAGGAACTTCCCTGATTGCCGGACCGAGCAACGACATCTTCAACCTCCAGCAGCTGATCGGAGCCACGCCCACAAACATCGGAGAG tttctGATCGACTGCGCCAGGTTGTCCAATTTGCCTCATGTGACGTTCGTGCTGGGGGGGAGGGAGTACACACTGACTGCTGAACAGTACGTCAGGAAG GAGATGCTGGGTGACAGGGAGATGTGTTTCAGTGGATTCCAGAGCGTGGACATTCTTTCCCCTCAGGGCCCCCTGTGGATTCTGGGAGATGTATTTCTGACCGAGTTCTACAGCGTCTTCGACCGAGGACAGGACCGGGTCGGCTTTGCAACCGCTAAGCACCCGAGCAAATAG